From the genome of Vicia villosa cultivar HV-30 ecotype Madison, WI linkage group LG2, Vvil1.0, whole genome shotgun sequence, one region includes:
- the LOC131648424 gene encoding uncharacterized protein LOC131648424 yields the protein MAPHGDSLPSSFSRTNNIVCSKPPKPNSSDHNNNNNNIQRTISDISFALSKEDFDLTLPPITEVEDVKCECCGMSEECTPEYIKRIRDKYLGKWVCGLCSEAVKEELEKNGGNKDEALSEHMNACVRFNKFGRTFPVLFQAEAMKEMLKKSKMEGRRANSFNPREKGGGGEKKGGLARSSSCIPAITRDINDFKISS from the coding sequence ATGGCACCTCATGGAGATTCATTACCTAGCTCATTCTCTAGAACCAACAACATTGTATGCTCCAAACCACCAAAACCTAACTCATCtgaccacaacaacaacaataacaacattcaAAGAACAATCTCCGACATATCATTCGCGTTATCGAAAGAAGACTTCGATTTAACACTTCCACCGATAACCGAAGTTGAGGATGTAAAGTGCGAGTGCTGTGGCATGTCGGAAGAGTGTACACCGGAGTACATAAAACGCATACGCGACAAATACTTAGGGAAATGGGTTTGTGGTTTATGTTCTGAGGCAGTGAAAGAAGAGTTGGAGAAAAATGGAGGGAACAAAGATGAAGCTTTGAGTGAACACATGAATGCATGTGTTAGGTTTAACAAATTTGGAAGGACTTTTCCTGTTTTGTTTCAAGCTGAAGCCATGAAAGAGATGCTGAAAAAGAGTAAAATGGAAGGTAGAAGGGCTAACTCATTCAACCCTAGAGAAAAAGGTGGCGGTGGTGAAAAGAAAGGTGGACTTGCTAGAAGTTCAAGCTGCATTCCTGCTATCACAAGAGATATCAAcgatttcaaaatttcaagttaA
- the LOC131648425 gene encoding uncharacterized protein LOC131648425 encodes MENNLPVLSKRVWSIIRVAYFMLRKEISKGKLMMNLNMILKRHTKLAGKAVANLISHHPNHGGSTSNRHSHDSHHQFTSSREYEFRCSNTPNHFFSIGKRHHIHNHKHNAQARLTHDEEVTTMNAMKAVVEMLNNDQAIVEVSPGFPLRGDDEKDNQIDKAAEDFIKRFYSQLRKQD; translated from the coding sequence ATGGAAAACAATCTACCGGTGCTATCAAAGAGAGTGTGGAGTATAATTCGTGTTGCCTACTTCATGTTGAGAAAAGAAATATCAAAGGGTAAGTTAATGATGAACTTAAACATGATACTCAAACGCCACACCAAACTTGCCGGAAAAGCCGTTGCCAATTTAATATCCCACCATCCAAACCATGGTGGCTCGACCTCAAACCGCCACTCCCACGACTCACACCACCAATTCACTTCCTCAAGGGAGTACGAATTCAGGTGTAGCAACACTCCCAACCACTTCTTCTCAATAGGAAAGCGTCACCACATCCACAACCACAAGCACAATGCTCAAGCAAGACTTACACACGACGAAGAGGTGACgactatgaatgcaatgaaggcGGTGGTGGAGATGCTTAACAATGATCAAGCAATTGTAGAAGTGTCTCCAGGTTTCCCTTTAAGAGGGGATGATGAGAAGGACAATCAAATTGATAAGGCAGCTGAAGATTTCATAAAAAGGTTTTACAGCCAATTGAGGAAGCAAGATTGA